The following proteins are co-located in the Methanoregula sp. UBA64 genome:
- a CDS encoding methytransferase partner Trm112, translating to MKRSLMDILCCPVCKGDLALSVGKEDEKEILEGSLHCAACRVDYPIHEGIPNLLPQK from the coding sequence ATGAAGCGTTCGCTCATGGACATCCTCTGCTGCCCGGTCTGCAAAGGCGATCTCGCCCTTTCTGTTGGGAAAGAGGATGAAAAAGAGATCCTCGAAGGCAGCCTGCACTGCGCCGCGTGCCGGGTGGATTATCCGATCCATGAGGGTATCCCCAACCTTCTTCCCCAGAAATAA
- a CDS encoding adenylosuccinate synthetase produces MSCTIIVGGFFGDEGKGKVVAHIAHADEPVIISRGGVGPNAGHTVKVGEKEYGVRMVPSGFVYPKAKLCIGSGVLVNPKVLEDEVNRLGVRGRVFVDKRCGIITEDHIARDKGNDYLSKKIGSTGSGCGPANADRVMRISPQAKDVPELKEYLMDVPKAIDDALKDGKEVLLEGTQGFGISLYYGTYPFVTSKDTSASQIAADNGVGPTKIDDVIVVFKAYPTRVGEGPFSTEMTSEKSDAMGIQEFGTVTHRKRRIGGWDGDMARYSAMINGCTQAAITGIDRVDPDCYGISDYGKLTKKAKDFLKTAEDDIGCPITLISTGPELTQIIDIRKEYQ; encoded by the coding sequence ATGAGTTGTACTATTATCGTTGGTGGATTTTTCGGGGATGAGGGGAAGGGCAAGGTTGTTGCCCACATCGCTCACGCGGATGAACCCGTTATCATCTCCCGCGGCGGTGTCGGCCCCAATGCCGGCCACACGGTCAAGGTCGGGGAGAAGGAATACGGCGTCCGGATGGTTCCGTCCGGATTCGTGTACCCCAAAGCAAAACTCTGTATCGGGAGCGGCGTGCTCGTGAACCCGAAGGTTCTCGAAGACGAGGTCAACCGGCTTGGTGTCCGGGGCCGGGTCTTTGTGGACAAGCGCTGCGGTATCATCACCGAGGATCATATCGCCCGGGACAAGGGCAATGACTATCTCTCCAAGAAGATCGGGAGCACGGGTTCCGGCTGCGGTCCGGCAAATGCGGATCGTGTCATGCGGATATCCCCGCAGGCAAAGGACGTGCCGGAGCTCAAGGAATATTTAATGGACGTCCCGAAGGCCATCGACGACGCCTTAAAGGACGGAAAGGAAGTCCTTCTCGAAGGCACACAGGGATTCGGGATCTCGCTGTATTACGGCACCTACCCGTTTGTGACAAGCAAGGACACCTCGGCCTCGCAGATCGCCGCCGATAACGGTGTCGGCCCGACCAAGATCGACGATGTCATCGTGGTCTTCAAGGCATACCCCACCAGAGTGGGCGAAGGCCCGTTCTCCACCGAGATGACCTCGGAGAAGTCCGATGCGATGGGCATCCAGGAGTTCGGCACGGTCACCCACCGGAAGCGCCGGATCGGCGGCTGGGACGGGGATATGGCCCGGTACTCCGCTATGATCAACGGCTGCACGCAGGCAGCGATCACCGGTATCGACCGGGTGGACCCGGACTGCTATGGCATCAGCGATTATGGCAAGCTCACCAAAAAGGCAAAGGACTTCTTAAAGACCGCCGAAGACGATATCGGCTGCCCCATCACGCTCATCTCCACCGGCCCCGAGCTCACCCAGATCATCGATATCAGGAAAGAATACCAATGA
- a CDS encoding aminotransferase class I/II-fold pyridoxal phosphate-dependent enzyme: MRNFVSERAREIPPSGIRKFFDLVLTMDDVISLGVGEPDFRTPWNICESGIYSVEQGVTSYTSNRGLQTLRDALSAHLASRYQLNYTANDEMIITTGVSEALDIAIRAVVNPRDEVLIAEPSYVSYAPCVTLAGGTPVPIECTEQDHFRLNPDKLQEKITDKTKALIINFPNNPTGAVMKKEDLGPIADIVTDKDLLLISDEVYSELTYESSHVASATVKDLWERTITLNGFSKAYAMTGWRVGFLCAPKEICDAALKIHQYVMLCAPVMGQVGAVEALRSAEDEKTSMVNEYRLRRNMFVAGLNKIGLSCHVPEGAFYAFPSVKGTGLSDVEFAEKLLKEQRVAVVPGSVFGRGGDYHLRCAYAVSRKELSEALGRMETFVNGL, translated from the coding sequence ATGCGGAATTTTGTCTCTGAACGGGCCCGGGAGATCCCTCCGTCGGGCATCAGGAAGTTCTTCGATCTCGTCCTCACCATGGACGATGTGATCTCGCTCGGGGTCGGGGAGCCGGACTTCAGGACCCCGTGGAACATCTGCGAATCGGGGATCTACTCGGTCGAGCAGGGCGTGACCTCGTATACCTCGAACCGGGGCCTCCAGACGCTCCGCGACGCACTCTCGGCCCACCTTGCAAGCCGGTACCAGCTCAACTACACGGCAAACGACGAGATGATCATCACCACCGGGGTCTCCGAAGCCCTCGACATCGCTATCCGGGCGGTTGTAAATCCCAGGGATGAAGTGCTGATTGCCGAGCCCAGTTACGTCTCGTATGCGCCCTGCGTCACGCTCGCCGGGGGTACACCCGTCCCGATCGAGTGTACCGAACAGGATCATTTCCGGCTCAACCCCGACAAGCTCCAGGAGAAGATCACGGACAAGACAAAAGCCCTGATCATCAACTTCCCCAACAACCCGACCGGCGCGGTCATGAAAAAGGAGGATCTCGGGCCGATCGCGGATATCGTGACCGATAAGGATCTCCTCCTTATCAGCGACGAAGTCTACTCGGAACTCACCTACGAATCCTCCCATGTGGCATCGGCAACGGTAAAGGATCTCTGGGAGCGGACGATCACCTTAAACGGGTTCTCGAAAGCCTATGCAATGACCGGCTGGCGGGTGGGATTCCTCTGTGCGCCCAAGGAGATCTGCGATGCTGCGCTCAAGATCCACCAGTACGTGATGCTCTGCGCCCCCGTTATGGGACAGGTGGGTGCGGTCGAGGCGCTCCGTTCTGCCGAAGACGAGAAGACGAGCATGGTCAACGAGTACCGGCTCCGGAGGAACATGTTTGTGGCCGGCCTCAACAAGATCGGCCTCTCCTGCCATGTGCCCGAAGGTGCGTTCTATGCCTTCCCCTCGGTTAAGGGGACCGGTCTCTCCGATGTGGAGTTTGCGGAGAAACTCTTAAAGGAACAGCGGGTTGCGGTTGTGCCCGGCAGTGTCTTTGGCAGGGGCGGGGACTACCACCTCCGGTGTGCCTATGCGGTCTCGCGCAAGGAGTTAAGCGAGGCACTGGGCCGGATGGAGACCTTTGTGAACGGCCTATAA
- a CDS encoding Lrp/AsnC family transcriptional regulator: protein MDDKDLELLRILEENSRLSVQEIGSMTNLIPSEVEARIHALEENRIIRKYTTVIDWEKAGNSEVSSIIELKVSPERDFGYDRIAERLSRFREVRTLRLITGTYDLQLMVSGKNMQEVSRFVSEHVAPMDRIRETATHIVMKSYKENGNTLFEQQEAERLPYSF, encoded by the coding sequence ATGGATGACAAGGATCTCGAACTCCTCAGGATTCTTGAGGAGAACAGCCGGCTGTCTGTACAGGAAATCGGATCGATGACCAATCTTATCCCGTCGGAAGTCGAGGCACGGATCCACGCACTTGAAGAGAACAGGATCATCCGCAAGTATACGACCGTCATTGACTGGGAGAAGGCGGGGAACAGCGAAGTCTCCTCCATCATCGAGCTCAAGGTGAGCCCCGAGCGCGACTTCGGGTACGACCGGATCGCAGAACGGCTCTCCCGGTTCAGGGAGGTGCGGACGCTCCGCCTCATTACCGGTACCTACGACCTGCAGCTGATGGTAAGCGGCAAGAACATGCAGGAGGTTTCCCGGTTTGTCTCGGAACACGTTGCCCCGATGGACCGGATCCGCGAGACGGCGACCCACATTGTCATGAAATCCTATAAGGAGAATGGCAACACGCTTTTCGAGCAGCAGGAAGCTGAACGCCTCCCGTATTCCTTCTAG
- a CDS encoding ORC1-type DNA replication protein, translating into MPEPEDPSTSLFKKYLSNNRIFRDREVLRHSYRPQILPHRQPQIDTVASILAPSLRNETPSNILIYGKTGTGKTASVRYVGSELEKASSKMGTLCRIVHLNCEVIDTQYRVLAQIAKCIDGVDETASDKTKSHIPMTGWPTDQVYAELKNQLEAGGGVLVIVLDEIDKLVKKSGDDTLYNLTRINSDLKNSKVSIIGISNDLSFKDFLDPRVLSSLSEEEIVFPPYNAPQLVDILTQRAAGAFVEGAVADGVIPLCAALAAQEHGDARRALDLLRISGELADRDESKQLGEEHVKQAQAKIETDSMIECIATLPSQSKLILFSMLTLEQLGQNIFTSGEVSRVYQDLAPPLQLDILTHRRITDLISELNMLGVINTRVVSRGRYGRTKEMWFDANTNKIREVVLTDPRLNGLKDLDINQMEAKWLKTWFR; encoded by the coding sequence ATGCCCGAACCTGAAGACCCCTCAACCAGTCTGTTCAAGAAATACCTTTCCAATAACCGGATATTCCGCGACCGGGAGGTGCTCAGGCACTCGTACCGTCCCCAGATTCTACCTCACCGCCAGCCGCAGATCGATACGGTCGCCTCGATCCTTGCCCCCTCCCTCAGGAACGAAACCCCCTCCAATATCCTGATCTATGGCAAGACCGGGACAGGAAAGACAGCCAGCGTGCGGTACGTTGGTTCCGAGCTGGAGAAAGCGAGCAGCAAGATGGGAACCCTCTGCCGGATCGTTCACCTCAACTGCGAAGTGATCGACACCCAGTACCGGGTGCTCGCCCAGATAGCAAAGTGCATCGACGGGGTTGACGAGACTGCAAGCGACAAGACCAAGAGTCACATCCCGATGACCGGGTGGCCCACCGACCAGGTGTATGCAGAACTCAAGAACCAGCTCGAAGCCGGCGGCGGCGTTCTTGTCATTGTACTTGACGAGATCGACAAGCTCGTCAAAAAGAGCGGCGACGACACGCTCTACAACCTGACCAGGATCAATTCCGATCTCAAAAATTCCAAGGTCAGCATCATCGGGATCTCAAACGATCTCAGTTTCAAGGACTTCCTTGACCCCCGGGTCCTCTCTTCGTTATCGGAAGAGGAGATCGTCTTTCCGCCGTACAATGCGCCGCAGCTCGTGGATATCCTGACCCAGCGTGCGGCCGGGGCATTTGTCGAGGGCGCGGTTGCCGACGGTGTGATCCCGCTGTGCGCTGCCCTTGCGGCCCAGGAGCATGGCGATGCACGCCGGGCGCTCGATCTCCTCAGGATCTCCGGGGAGCTCGCCGACCGGGACGAGTCAAAACAGCTGGGCGAAGAGCATGTAAAGCAGGCCCAGGCAAAGATCGAGACGGACAGCATGATCGAGTGCATTGCAACGCTCCCCAGCCAGAGCAAGCTGATCCTTTTCTCCATGCTGACGCTCGAACAGCTGGGCCAGAACATCTTTACCAGCGGGGAGGTCTCGCGCGTGTACCAGGACCTTGCCCCACCCCTCCAGCTCGATATCCTCACCCACCGGCGGATCACCGATCTCATCTCGGAACTCAACATGCTGGGCGTGATCAACACCCGGGTGGTCAGCAGGGGACGGTACGGGCGTACAAAAGAGATGTGGTTCGATGCCAACACGAACAAGATCCGCGAGGTCGTGCTGACGGATCCACGGCTGAACGGATTAAAAGATCTTGATATAAATCAGATGGAAGCCAAATGGTTAAAAACGTGGTTCAGGTGA
- a CDS encoding MogA/MoaB family molybdenum cofactor biosynthesis protein, translating to MKPEHLSELAISCAVITVSTSRTKETDTSGKTIQEILTQAHLEVRHYAVIPDDIGAIRFEVLLAAKTCNCIIVNGGTGLTHDDCTIEAVSPLLEKKIDGFGELFRLKSFEEIGTSTMLSRAIAGTMKGNVIFCIPGSTPAVTLAAKTLIVPEIRHILSHANK from the coding sequence ATGAAGCCGGAGCATCTTTCAGAGCTGGCGATCAGCTGTGCGGTAATTACGGTGTCCACCTCCCGGACAAAGGAGACCGATACCAGTGGAAAAACCATCCAGGAGATCCTTACCCAGGCACATCTGGAAGTCCGGCATTATGCAGTAATTCCCGATGATATCGGAGCAATCAGGTTCGAGGTGCTTCTTGCTGCAAAGACCTGCAACTGCATCATTGTCAACGGCGGCACCGGGCTGACCCACGATGACTGCACCATCGAAGCTGTCTCTCCCCTGCTTGAGAAAAAGATCGACGGGTTTGGCGAGCTCTTCCGGCTCAAAAGTTTCGAGGAGATTGGGACTTCCACCATGCTCTCCCGGGCCATTGCAGGGACTATGAAGGGAAACGTTATATTCTGTATCCCGGGATCCACGCCTGCAGTAACCCTTGCTGCAAAGACCCTGATCGTCCCGGAGATCCGGCACATCCTCTCCCACGCGAACAAGTAA
- the cgi121 gene encoding KEOPS complex subunit Cgi121 translates to MEKQEFSAGIRYATITITDKKEFLSGVHAVAGRHRTRIVCFDADRIAGRLHAEKALRLACRAEAEGTMIANSFEMEALLYAAGTRQCSMAVPFGIHEKENRLYVCCCPDVPAAWQDLAACMAFVPEPPQELSPEKAARLARLFDITPDEIAAAGGAGCLTDLVLERVALLDVSK, encoded by the coding sequence ATGGAAAAACAGGAATTTTCTGCAGGGATCCGGTATGCGACTATAACCATCACGGACAAGAAGGAGTTCCTCTCCGGCGTGCATGCCGTAGCCGGCCGGCACAGGACCCGGATCGTCTGTTTCGATGCAGACAGGATCGCCGGCCGCCTTCACGCAGAAAAGGCCCTCAGGCTTGCCTGCCGGGCCGAGGCAGAAGGCACGATGATTGCCAACTCGTTCGAGATGGAAGCGCTCCTCTATGCTGCCGGCACCCGGCAGTGCAGTATGGCGGTGCCCTTTGGTATCCATGAGAAGGAGAACCGGCTGTATGTCTGCTGCTGCCCGGATGTCCCGGCAGCGTGGCAGGACCTTGCAGCCTGTATGGCGTTTGTCCCGGAACCCCCGCAGGAGCTCTCCCCGGAAAAGGCAGCCCGGCTTGCCCGGCTTTTCGATATTACCCCGGACGAGATTGCAGCAGCCGGGGGTGCGGGGTGCCTGACCGACCTGGTGCTGGAGCGGGTGGCGCTGCTGGACGTGAGCAAGTAG
- a CDS encoding ATP-dependent DNA helicase translates to MQTADLAIPDTLKQQYLGLGIRELYPPQAACVEKGLLDGKSLLVAIPTASGKTLIAEMAMHRHIAAGGKCLYIVPLKALASEKYDEFGNKGVRVGISTGDLDRRDDALGKNDIIVATSEKVDSLLRNGARWIPEITLVVVDEIHLIDSPDRGPTLEMVIAKMRSRNPGMQLIGLSATIGNPKVLAGWLDAELVTSTWRPVDLRQGVFYDNRIQFAEGTRPIKQVSKNYDDLNLCLDTIAEGGQCLVFVSSRRNAEAFAKRAAGAIKSEDPALAACAEKLLEGTPTEMVKTLAACVAKGAAFHHAGLSRKERSIVEEAFRKNLLKSISSTPTLAAGLNLPARRVIVRDYLRFSAGEGMQPIPVSEYRQMAGRAGRPRLDPYGEAVLIAKEAEQVPELFEVYIEAEAEDVHSRIAEPTALYTHVLSLIASGFAATRGELSDFMNRSFYVHEHKQGRLIHRAVDEALQFLITAEMVVEVGEHIGSTELGTLVSRRYIDPRSASAIVTTLREQETYADLGLVQLICTTPDMPTLYARNADLPALSRMLEVRGGDLWLPPPLDDDEAEGYYRAVKTAMLLSDWTDELPEEKICERYGVGPGDVFGMVESINWLLHATSQLARMFAPKFYPQIAECEICMKNGIRRELLPLVRLRGIGRVRARRLFNNGLTSPEEIRKHPKEEVVKILGQGIADQIFDQILPKNRSTGPAAEEKERPGGGQATLFRFG, encoded by the coding sequence ATGCAGACAGCGGATCTTGCCATACCCGATACCCTCAAGCAACAGTACCTGGGCCTTGGGATCCGCGAGCTCTACCCGCCGCAGGCAGCCTGCGTGGAAAAAGGGCTCCTGGACGGGAAGAGCCTCCTGGTCGCCATCCCTACCGCGAGCGGGAAGACGCTTATTGCCGAGATGGCGATGCACCGGCACATCGCCGCCGGGGGAAAATGCCTCTATATCGTCCCCTTAAAGGCACTTGCCTCGGAGAAATACGATGAGTTCGGCAACAAGGGCGTGCGGGTGGGCATCTCGACCGGCGACCTGGACCGGCGTGACGATGCGCTCGGGAAAAACGACATCATTGTTGCCACGAGCGAGAAGGTGGACTCGCTGCTGCGGAACGGCGCCCGCTGGATCCCGGAGATCACGCTTGTTGTCGTAGACGAGATCCACCTGATCGACTCCCCGGACCGGGGGCCAACGCTCGAGATGGTGATCGCAAAGATGCGTTCCCGGAACCCGGGCATGCAGCTGATCGGGCTCTCGGCAACGATAGGAAACCCGAAGGTGCTGGCCGGGTGGCTGGACGCGGAACTCGTTACGAGTACGTGGCGGCCGGTGGACCTCCGCCAGGGCGTGTTTTACGACAACCGGATCCAGTTTGCGGAAGGCACGCGGCCCATAAAACAGGTCTCGAAGAACTACGACGACCTCAACCTCTGCCTCGACACGATAGCAGAAGGCGGGCAGTGCCTGGTCTTTGTCTCCTCGCGGAGGAACGCGGAGGCCTTTGCGAAACGGGCGGCCGGTGCGATCAAAAGCGAGGACCCCGCACTTGCCGCCTGTGCGGAAAAGCTCCTTGAAGGCACCCCGACCGAGATGGTAAAGACGCTTGCCGCCTGCGTGGCAAAAGGGGCCGCTTTCCACCATGCGGGCTTAAGCCGGAAGGAGCGCTCCATTGTGGAAGAGGCATTCCGCAAAAATCTGCTCAAAAGTATCTCATCGACACCCACCCTTGCTGCCGGCCTCAACCTGCCTGCCCGCCGGGTGATCGTCCGGGACTATCTCCGGTTCTCGGCCGGCGAGGGGATGCAGCCGATCCCGGTGAGTGAATACCGGCAGATGGCAGGACGGGCCGGCCGGCCCCGGCTCGACCCGTACGGCGAGGCGGTGCTGATCGCAAAAGAGGCCGAGCAGGTGCCGGAGCTCTTCGAGGTCTATATCGAGGCAGAGGCAGAGGACGTCCACTCGCGGATCGCAGAACCGACCGCGCTCTATACCCATGTCCTCTCCCTGATCGCTTCGGGCTTTGCAGCAACCCGGGGCGAGCTCTCGGACTTTATGAACCGCTCGTTTTATGTCCACGAGCACAAGCAGGGCCGGCTCATCCACCGGGCTGTCGACGAGGCGCTCCAGTTCCTGATCACCGCAGAGATGGTAGTGGAGGTCGGCGAGCACATTGGTTCAACGGAGCTCGGGACCCTGGTCTCCCGGAGGTATATCGACCCGCGGAGCGCGTCCGCGATTGTCACGACCCTGCGGGAACAGGAGACGTACGCCGATCTCGGTCTGGTCCAGCTCATCTGCACTACCCCGGATATGCCGACCCTGTACGCAAGGAACGCCGATCTCCCGGCACTCTCCCGGATGCTCGAGGTCCGGGGAGGCGACCTCTGGCTCCCGCCACCCCTTGACGATGATGAGGCGGAGGGCTATTACCGGGCCGTAAAGACCGCGATGCTCCTCTCGGACTGGACCGACGAGCTCCCTGAAGAGAAGATCTGCGAGCGGTACGGTGTGGGCCCGGGGGACGTGTTCGGGATGGTCGAGAGCATCAACTGGCTGCTGCATGCAACGAGCCAGCTGGCAAGGATGTTTGCCCCGAAATTCTACCCTCAGATTGCAGAATGCGAGATCTGCATGAAGAACGGGATCCGCCGCGAGCTCCTGCCCCTTGTCCGGCTCCGGGGCATCGGGCGCGTCCGTGCCCGCAGGCTCTTCAATAACGGCCTGACCTCGCCCGAAGAGATCAGGAAACACCCGAAAGAAGAGGTGGTGAAGATCCTCGGGCAGGGGATCGCGGATCAGATTTTTGACCAGATACTGCCAAAGAACAGGAGTACTGGCCCGGCCGCAGAGGAGAAAGAGCGGCCTGGTGGCGGACAGGCAACCCTGTTCCGGTTCGGGTGA
- a CDS encoding KH domain-containing protein encodes MIQELKIATSRVGVLIGKGGATKKELETKTHTTISIDSKEGLVKVEAPEENAIPLLRAVEIINALNAGFSPQRAFEMIEDEDLLLDIIDLSRAADNPKQLDRLRGRIIGKDGRAREQIENMTDVDLSVFGHTVALIGYPEQMKVARAAIDMLIEGVPHENVFAFLDKKKKEAKQDMISYYY; translated from the coding sequence ATGATACAGGAACTTAAAATTGCAACAAGCAGGGTTGGCGTCCTGATAGGCAAGGGCGGGGCGACAAAAAAGGAGCTCGAAACAAAGACCCACACCACCATCTCCATCGACAGCAAGGAGGGCCTTGTCAAGGTGGAGGCACCAGAGGAGAACGCCATCCCGCTGCTGCGGGCCGTTGAGATCATAAACGCCCTCAATGCCGGCTTCTCCCCCCAGCGCGCCTTCGAGATGATCGAGGACGAGGACCTTCTCCTCGATATTATCGACCTCTCACGGGCAGCCGACAACCCCAAGCAGCTCGACCGGCTCCGGGGCCGGATCATCGGGAAAGACGGCCGGGCCCGGGAGCAGATCGAGAACATGACGGACGTCGACCTCTCGGTCTTCGGCCACACGGTGGCCCTGATCGGGTATCCCGAGCAGATGAAAGTCGCCCGGGCGGCTATCGACATGCTCATCGAGGGTGTCCCCCACGAGAACGTCTTTGCGTTTTTAGACAAGAAGAAGAAAGAGGCCAAGCAGGACATGATCAGTTACTATTACTGA
- a CDS encoding serine protein kinase RIO: MKIEKKEESFDQRLAEMGIRIKDADTVKVSENVFDEVTLLALYKLIHKKWFSALGGSISTGKEANVFLADRGEETVAIKIYRIQSANFTTMSSYIQGDRRFTNVKKSRKELVFAWTKKEFSNLARAQEAGLPVPEPLVWDRNILIMSFLGENERPYPQLRNVELEDPAAVYASITGMIDTLYKKAELVHGDLSEFNILYHDQPYLIDMGQSVTRDHPRALQFLMRDIRNINRFFKKKGCDVKTEYEIFNAVTGLNVSQP; encoded by the coding sequence GTGAAGATCGAGAAAAAAGAGGAGTCCTTTGACCAGCGGCTCGCCGAGATGGGGATCCGGATCAAGGACGCAGACACCGTCAAGGTAAGCGAAAATGTCTTTGACGAGGTCACCCTCCTTGCCCTCTACAAACTTATCCACAAGAAATGGTTCTCTGCCCTGGGGGGCTCCATCAGCACCGGCAAAGAGGCAAACGTTTTTTTAGCCGATCGCGGCGAGGAGACCGTTGCCATCAAGATCTACCGGATCCAGTCGGCAAACTTCACCACCATGAGCTCGTATATCCAGGGAGACCGCCGGTTCACCAATGTCAAGAAATCCAGAAAAGAACTCGTCTTTGCCTGGACCAAAAAAGAGTTCTCGAACCTTGCCCGGGCACAAGAGGCCGGGCTTCCCGTGCCGGAGCCGCTGGTCTGGGACAGGAATATCCTTATCATGTCGTTTCTCGGCGAAAACGAGCGCCCGTATCCCCAGCTGAGGAATGTGGAGCTTGAGGACCCGGCAGCAGTCTATGCATCGATCACCGGCATGATCGATACGCTGTACAAGAAAGCAGAACTCGTGCATGGTGACTTAAGCGAGTTCAATATATTGTACCATGACCAACCATATCTCATCGATATGGGCCAGTCGGTCACCCGCGACCACCCGCGTGCCCTCCAGTTCCTGATGCGGGACATCCGCAACATCAACAGGTTCTTCAAAAAGAAGGGCTGCGACGTAAAAACGGAATACGAGATCTTCAACGCGGTGACCGGCCTGAATGTTTCACAGCCATGA
- a CDS encoding tyrosine--tRNA ligase, translated as MDAFERATRNAVEIVTEDELRALLARPEKKVYAGYEPSGEIHLGHLVTVNKLVDLQAAGFEVTVLLADLHAFLNRKGTLEKVGELADYNRRCFEGLGLKNVRYVLGSDLQLNRDYELLVHQLSQQITLARATRSMDEVGRQMDHPTVSQMVYPIMQMADIAMLGVDAAVGGIDQRKIHMLAREHLPNFNYPSPVCIHTPILNGLDGKKMSSSQGNYISVADSEDEIRKKCQKAFCPPEIAENPVLQIFQHHIFPRLPEITIKRPEKFGGDRTFASYTELEAAYEKKEIHPLDLKKACGEGLVEILAPVRDYIS; from the coding sequence ATGGACGCGTTTGAACGGGCCACGAGAAACGCCGTCGAGATCGTCACCGAAGACGAGCTCCGCGCCCTCCTCGCCCGGCCCGAAAAAAAAGTGTATGCAGGGTACGAGCCGAGCGGGGAGATCCACCTTGGCCACCTTGTTACCGTCAATAAGTTAGTCGACCTCCAGGCTGCGGGCTTCGAGGTCACGGTGCTATTGGCCGACCTCCACGCCTTTTTGAACCGGAAAGGGACGCTTGAGAAAGTCGGGGAGCTTGCCGATTACAACCGCCGCTGTTTCGAGGGACTCGGCCTGAAAAACGTACGATACGTGCTCGGCTCCGATCTCCAGCTCAACCGGGACTACGAACTCCTTGTCCACCAGCTCTCCCAGCAGATCACCCTTGCCCGGGCAACCCGGAGCATGGACGAGGTGGGCCGGCAGATGGACCACCCGACCGTCTCGCAGATGGTGTACCCGATCATGCAGATGGCCGATATCGCCATGCTCGGCGTGGATGCCGCGGTCGGCGGGATCGACCAGAGAAAGATCCACATGCTCGCCCGCGAGCACCTCCCGAACTTCAACTACCCCTCCCCGGTCTGCATCCACACGCCGATCTTAAACGGCCTTGACGGGAAGAAGATGTCCTCCTCGCAGGGCAACTACATCTCGGTCGCCGACAGCGAAGATGAGATAAGAAAGAAGTGCCAGAAGGCATTCTGCCCGCCGGAGATAGCAGAGAACCCGGTCCTCCAGATCTTCCAGCACCACATCTTCCCCCGGCTCCCGGAGATCACGATAAAGCGGCCCGAGAAGTTCGGCGGCGACCGGACCTTCGCATCGTACACGGAGCTCGAAGCCGCGTACGAGAAAAAGGAGATCCACCCCCTCGACCTCAAGAAAGCCTGCGGCGAGGGCCTGGTCGAGATCCTTGCACCGGTGCGCGACTATATCAGCTGA